The following are encoded together in the Nitrospira sp. genome:
- a CDS encoding 30S ribosomal protein S1, which yields MGTVSNSSDAQLDRDALAALYEETFRNLEEGTITEGRVVAQTKDKVVVDIGYKSEGMIPRDHFSSEELENLKIGDRLQVYIEECEDADGNLVLSKEKADKMKIWEELETLYKDEKSIEGKIVSRIKGGMMVDIGVKAFLPGSQIDLHPVRDLDGLVGKVFPLKIIKINHRRGNVVVSRRVLLEETRDKKRQTTLATLKEGQLIQGTVKNITDYGSFIDLGGIDGLLHITDMSWGRVGHPSELFTVGDKVEVAVLKYDRETGRISLGLKQKTADPWTNVAGKYPIGTRVRGRVVSLTDYGAFVELEPGVEGLVHVSEMSWTHEVRHPSRVVSVGDQVEAAVLNVDPASRKISLGMKQTAPNPWDMIESKYPTGTRIEGKVKSLTDFGAFIGLEEGIDGLIHISDMSWTKHIKHPSELFKKGQKVEAMVLRIDKEKERLSLGYKQLVRDPWDEAIPSRYHIGDSVVGKVAKVADFGIFIELEGGVEGLIHTSESGLEPSAKLEEKFKLQDDVTAKIIKVDREERKIALSLRDHQLDSERKQVEDYHSSQGELDQSLGRAVRESRKRAQAEDQD from the coding sequence ATGGGGACGGTATCCAACAGCAGTGACGCTCAGTTAGACCGTGACGCATTGGCCGCATTGTACGAGGAAACCTTCCGGAACTTAGAGGAAGGTACGATTACCGAGGGGCGTGTGGTAGCCCAGACCAAGGATAAGGTCGTCGTCGATATCGGCTACAAATCCGAGGGTATGATCCCTCGTGATCATTTTTCGTCTGAGGAACTTGAAAACCTTAAGATCGGTGATCGCCTGCAGGTCTATATCGAGGAATGTGAAGATGCGGACGGCAATCTCGTCCTTTCCAAAGAAAAAGCGGACAAGATGAAGATTTGGGAAGAACTCGAGACGCTCTATAAAGATGAAAAGAGCATCGAGGGAAAGATTGTGTCACGTATCAAGGGCGGCATGATGGTCGATATCGGTGTCAAAGCGTTCCTGCCGGGATCACAGATCGATTTGCATCCGGTGCGAGACTTAGATGGCCTTGTCGGAAAGGTCTTTCCCTTAAAGATTATCAAGATCAACCATCGGCGAGGAAATGTCGTGGTCTCGCGTCGGGTACTCCTTGAGGAAACAAGGGATAAAAAGCGGCAGACGACGTTGGCGACCCTGAAAGAAGGCCAGTTGATTCAAGGGACGGTCAAGAACATTACCGATTATGGGTCATTCATTGACCTGGGTGGGATCGACGGATTGCTGCACATCACCGACATGTCCTGGGGTCGAGTGGGCCATCCCTCAGAACTGTTTACGGTGGGAGACAAGGTTGAGGTAGCCGTCTTGAAGTACGATCGAGAAACAGGTCGAATTTCTCTAGGCCTCAAGCAAAAGACCGCAGATCCTTGGACAAATGTGGCCGGTAAATATCCTATAGGTACAAGGGTTCGCGGGCGTGTGGTCAGCTTGACGGATTATGGGGCATTTGTGGAGCTCGAACCAGGCGTCGAGGGGTTAGTGCATGTCTCGGAAATGTCATGGACACACGAGGTTCGACACCCGTCGAGAGTGGTGTCGGTTGGTGATCAGGTCGAAGCGGCGGTATTGAATGTCGATCCGGCCAGCCGGAAAATTTCATTGGGTATGAAACAAACGGCCCCCAATCCGTGGGATATGATCGAGAGCAAATATCCAACCGGAACGCGTATCGAAGGCAAGGTGAAGAGCTTGACGGACTTCGGTGCCTTTATAGGACTCGAAGAAGGCATCGACGGTCTTATCCATATCTCCGACATGTCCTGGACGAAGCACATCAAACATCCTTCGGAGCTCTTTAAAAAAGGGCAAAAAGTGGAAGCGATGGTGTTACGGATCGACAAAGAGAAAGAACGGCTGTCGCTCGGCTACAAGCAATTGGTGCGTGACCCATGGGATGAAGCGATTCCATCGCGATATCATATTGGCGATTCAGTGGTCGGCAAGGTGGCAAAGGTTGCCGATTTTGGGATTTTCATCGAGCTGGAAGGCGGAGTTGAGGGGTTGATTCATACGAGCGAATCCGGCCTGGAACCTTCCGCGAAGCTCGAAGAAAAGTTTAAGTTGCAAGACGATGTCACGGCGAAGATAATCAAAGTCGATCGAGAAGAACGCAAGATCGCCCTCAGTCTTCGGGATCATCAGCTTGATTCGGAGCGCAAGCAGGTCGAGGACTATCATTCATCTCAAGGGGAGCTTGATCAAAGCCTCGGCCGTGCCGTAAGGGAGAGTCGAAAACGAGCACAAGCGGAAGATCAAGACTAG
- a CDS encoding (d)CMP kinase: protein MGKSTVAKLLAARLGCLYLDTGALYRAVAWKVLQSGIHPTDHEQVVKLLPSTSLHMEFQGGMVYVLIDGNQVAEDLRTPGVTAAASLVSAIPGVREWLLPIQRQIGERGSVVAEGRDVGTRVFPTAPYKFFLDADATVRVERRHRELVAAGRGGAIETTHQDLSARDQRDRTRPIDPLVPAPDARLIDTSLLSPEQVVEEMMAVVSTEL, encoded by the coding sequence GTGGGTAAGAGTACGGTGGCCAAACTATTGGCGGCTCGTTTAGGGTGTCTCTATCTTGATACAGGGGCATTGTACCGTGCAGTCGCATGGAAAGTGTTGCAATCAGGCATCCACCCGACGGACCATGAACAGGTGGTGAAGCTCTTGCCGTCGACCTCGCTTCACATGGAATTCCAAGGGGGAATGGTGTACGTGCTGATCGATGGTAATCAGGTTGCGGAGGATCTCCGTACCCCAGGAGTGACCGCAGCGGCCTCTCTCGTATCCGCCATTCCGGGAGTCCGCGAGTGGTTGTTGCCGATTCAGCGCCAAATCGGTGAGCGAGGTTCCGTGGTTGCCGAGGGGCGCGATGTCGGTACGAGAGTATTCCCGACTGCGCCGTATAAGTTTTTCTTGGATGCGGATGCCACTGTTCGAGTGGAGAGACGGCATCGTGAACTTGTGGCTGCGGGTCGAGGAGGGGCGATTGAAACGACGCATCAGGATCTATCGGCCCGTGATCAGCGAGACCGGACTCGTCCGATTGACCCGCTCGTTCCAGCACCTGACGCACGCCTGATCGATACCTCTTTGCTGAGCCCTGAACAGGTTGTGGAGGAAATGATGGCAGTCGTGTCGACCGAGTTGTGA
- the aroF gene encoding 3-deoxy-7-phosphoheptulonate synthase, translating to MIIVLKPEASESEVDHIIDRLRDLGLKSQISTGQERTIIGVIGDDRILHNQPLTALPGVESVLPILAPWKLVSREFKKEGTTIDVGGVKIGGKKIAIMAGPCAVERLELTVGIAHEVKASGATILRGGAYKPRTSPYSFQGLGREGLDYLVEAKKQTGLPVVSEILDTRDIELFLEKADIIQVGARNMQNFELLKEVGAYDKPVLLKRGLSATIKEFLLSAEYIMSRGNQNVMLCERGIRTFETQYRNTLDLAAIPTLKELSHLPVIVDPSHATGKWDLVAPMSKAAVAAGADGLLIEVHSNPECALCDGEESIKPSKFKTLMGDLRNIAKAVGREL from the coding sequence ATGATCATCGTGTTGAAACCGGAAGCCTCGGAAAGCGAGGTCGATCATATTATCGATCGGCTGCGCGATTTAGGGCTGAAATCGCAAATCTCCACTGGTCAGGAACGCACCATCATCGGTGTGATCGGAGACGATCGAATCCTGCACAACCAACCTTTGACCGCACTGCCCGGCGTAGAAAGTGTCCTGCCGATTCTCGCCCCATGGAAACTGGTGAGCCGCGAGTTTAAGAAAGAAGGAACCACGATCGATGTCGGTGGGGTTAAGATCGGAGGCAAGAAAATAGCCATCATGGCAGGGCCTTGTGCGGTCGAGCGTCTTGAGCTCACGGTGGGGATTGCCCACGAAGTGAAAGCTTCCGGAGCCACGATTCTTCGCGGCGGAGCGTATAAGCCCAGAACGTCCCCGTATTCGTTCCAAGGCTTGGGTCGTGAGGGACTCGACTATTTGGTCGAAGCGAAGAAACAGACCGGATTGCCGGTGGTGAGCGAGATTTTGGATACCAGGGACATCGAGCTCTTTCTCGAGAAGGCGGACATCATCCAGGTCGGCGCTCGAAACATGCAGAACTTCGAACTCCTCAAGGAAGTCGGGGCCTATGACAAGCCGGTCCTCCTGAAGCGTGGCCTATCGGCGACCATCAAGGAGTTTCTCCTGTCCGCTGAGTACATCATGTCGCGCGGAAACCAGAACGTCATGTTGTGCGAACGAGGCATCCGCACATTTGAAACGCAATATCGCAATACCCTGGATCTCGCCGCCATTCCGACCCTGAAAGAGCTCTCGCATCTTCCCGTCATCGTTGACCCGAGTCATGCCACCGGGAAGTGGGATCTTGTCGCACCGATGTCCAAAGCTGCGGTCGCGGCTGGGGCTGATGGGCTTCTGATCGAGGTACATTCCAATCCCGAATGTGCGTTGTGCGACGGTGAAGAGTCGATCAAGCCTTCCAAATTCAAAACTCTCATGGGTGACCTCAGAAATATAGCAAAGGCTGTGGGGAGAGAGCTCTAA
- a CDS encoding 1-acyl-sn-glycerol-3-phosphate acyltransferase gives MSGIIYGFLWVLVRVIGWLCFRYRVEGQVPRTGGLLIAANHASYLDIPLLGCGLNRRAWYLGRNDLFPIPVLNGVVQALGWIPVRLGRLDREAFGKAINLIRAGKVVVIFPEGRRSHDGHLREPKAGIGVIVSQTGCPVVPVYLKGTFDVLPPGAFWPRLRPVTVRFGDPIQFNVEKPQERAATKQFYQQVSRTVIEQIAALGQVPVPKGKDNLDVGPSDRQTAEAHNAE, from the coding sequence GTGAGCGGGATCATCTACGGATTCTTGTGGGTGTTGGTCAGGGTCATCGGATGGTTGTGCTTCCGGTATCGAGTTGAAGGGCAGGTTCCTCGCACCGGAGGGTTGCTGATCGCCGCGAATCATGCCAGCTACCTCGATATCCCCCTACTTGGATGTGGGTTGAATCGAAGAGCCTGGTACTTGGGACGGAATGATTTGTTTCCGATCCCAGTGTTGAACGGCGTAGTGCAGGCATTGGGATGGATTCCGGTTCGGCTCGGTCGTCTTGATCGAGAGGCGTTTGGCAAGGCGATTAACCTCATTCGGGCGGGAAAAGTCGTGGTCATTTTTCCTGAAGGTCGGCGTAGTCATGATGGTCACCTGCGAGAGCCAAAGGCGGGTATTGGAGTCATTGTGTCGCAGACCGGCTGCCCGGTCGTGCCGGTGTACCTGAAGGGGACGTTTGACGTTCTTCCGCCTGGTGCGTTCTGGCCGCGGTTACGTCCAGTGACGGTACGATTTGGAGATCCCATTCAGTTCAACGTGGAGAAACCACAAGAGAGGGCAGCCACTAAACAGTTTTATCAACAGGTCAGCCGGACGGTGATCGAACAGATTGCAGCCCTAGGTCAGGTTCCCGTTCCTAAAGGCAAGGACAATCTTGATGTCGGTCCGTCAGATAGGCAGACTGCCGAGGCTCACAATGCTGAGTGA
- a CDS encoding histidinol-phosphate transaminase, with protein sequence MGLEVHPDIQSLSPYVPGKPVEELQRELGLTRVIKLASNENPLGPSPKAMAALDGAQTTLHRYPDGGGTQLRQAIADRWKVAVDQIILGNGSDEILGLLARTFLTPGDEAIMADHTFVIYKMEVTAVHGKPVVVPLVEWTHDLESMARAITPRTKLLFLCNPNNPTGTMITTEAVDRLMARVPEDVIVVFDEAYFEYVRNPQFPDAMAYVKQGRNVIVLRTFSKIYGLAGLRIGYGVGTPEIIGFLNRVRPPFNANSLAQKAALAALGDDGHVAKSRMVNAAGMEQLEQGLRALGMTPIPSETNFLYFDAQRDGRSVFDALLREGIIVRHIGGTMIRVTIGLADENDAFLQAFRKVLNGAR encoded by the coding sequence ATGGGATTAGAGGTCCATCCAGACATCCAGTCGCTCAGTCCGTACGTTCCGGGAAAACCCGTCGAAGAGCTTCAACGGGAACTCGGTCTTACCCGCGTCATCAAGCTGGCCTCAAATGAGAATCCCTTGGGACCTTCACCAAAGGCGATGGCGGCGTTGGACGGTGCTCAAACTACGCTGCATCGATATCCCGACGGCGGGGGAACGCAACTGCGTCAGGCGATTGCCGACCGTTGGAAGGTGGCTGTCGACCAAATCATTTTAGGAAATGGGTCCGATGAGATTCTTGGCCTTTTAGCCAGAACATTTTTGACTCCCGGTGATGAAGCTATCATGGCTGATCACACCTTTGTGATCTACAAGATGGAAGTCACTGCCGTACACGGTAAGCCGGTGGTCGTGCCTCTTGTTGAGTGGACGCACGACCTTGAGTCGATGGCACGAGCCATCACACCTCGAACAAAGCTCCTGTTTCTCTGTAATCCCAACAATCCTACTGGGACGATGATCACGACCGAAGCCGTGGATCGGCTTATGGCTCGAGTGCCGGAGGATGTCATCGTCGTGTTCGATGAAGCCTACTTCGAGTATGTCCGCAATCCCCAATTTCCCGATGCGATGGCGTACGTGAAGCAGGGGCGGAACGTGATCGTGTTGCGGACGTTCTCCAAAATCTATGGGCTTGCAGGATTACGAATCGGCTATGGGGTCGGTACCCCGGAGATCATCGGCTTTCTAAATCGAGTTCGCCCACCGTTTAACGCCAACAGTTTGGCCCAGAAAGCGGCTCTGGCTGCCTTGGGTGATGATGGACATGTGGCCAAGAGCCGAATGGTCAATGCTGCGGGTATGGAGCAGCTGGAACAGGGATTGCGGGCATTGGGAATGACTCCGATTCCGAGCGAGACCAATTTTCTCTATTTTGACGCTCAACGGGACGGCCGATCGGTATTTGACGCCCTGCTTCGGGAAGGGATTATTGTGCGGCACATTGGAGGAACCATGATCCGTGTCACCATCGGTCTGGCTGACGAAAACGATGCCTTTCTCCAAGCATTCAGGAAAGTCTTGAACGGAGCAAGGTAA
- the aroA gene encoding 3-phosphoshikimate 1-carboxyvinyltransferase, whose protein sequence is MTSLTITPGRPLKGTISVPGDKSLTHRAIMLTALAEGTSTISGYCQGEDCLNTMRAFQSLGIPITHTPMQLTIHGKGFWGLAEPSAPIDCGNSGTGIRLLTGLLAGQDFFSVLTGDESIRRRPMGRVVKPLREMGAVIGGRKGGELAPLAITGSGLHGIDYTSAVASAQMKSSILLAGLYADGKTRYMEPSLSRDHTERMFQFFGIPLRREEETLVLQGRPSVGWHGVDITIPGDFSAAAFFIVGATIVPGSDVTIRHVGMNPTRTGLMDVMKKMGADIEVLALREEAGEPVGDLRIKSAPLKGVVIGSELIPKAIDEFPVLCVAAAVADGETVISGAEELRVKESDRIATMSSELRAMGAQIEERPDGMFIRGVGQGGENGCLMATSSAQSHGDHRVAMSLAIGGLTAERSMMIDDAGCVNTSFPNFEETLAQLVSVR, encoded by the coding sequence ATGACATCTTTGACGATTACGCCGGGCAGACCGCTCAAAGGGACGATTTCGGTTCCCGGCGACAAGTCGCTGACCCATCGAGCCATTATGCTCACGGCGCTGGCAGAAGGGACGAGTACGATCTCGGGCTATTGTCAGGGTGAAGATTGTCTCAATACGATGCGGGCCTTTCAGAGTCTTGGGATTCCCATCACCCATACCCCAATGCAATTGACGATCCACGGGAAGGGATTCTGGGGGCTAGCCGAACCCAGCGCCCCGATCGATTGTGGGAATTCGGGAACTGGTATTCGGCTATTGACCGGTCTCTTGGCTGGGCAGGACTTTTTTTCAGTTCTTACAGGTGATGAGTCGATCAGACGGCGTCCGATGGGAAGGGTTGTCAAGCCGCTGCGTGAAATGGGAGCGGTCATTGGGGGCCGCAAGGGTGGGGAGCTGGCTCCGCTGGCCATTACCGGCTCGGGACTTCACGGGATCGACTACACGTCGGCGGTGGCGAGCGCACAGATGAAGTCGTCGATCCTTCTTGCCGGGCTTTATGCGGACGGGAAGACCCGCTACATGGAGCCGAGTTTGTCGAGAGATCATACGGAACGGATGTTCCAGTTCTTTGGGATTCCCCTCAGGAGAGAAGAAGAGACGTTGGTTCTGCAAGGGCGACCATCCGTCGGATGGCATGGTGTCGATATTACGATCCCTGGAGATTTTTCTGCCGCGGCCTTTTTCATCGTCGGCGCGACGATCGTGCCGGGTTCGGATGTCACTATTCGCCATGTTGGGATGAATCCCACTCGGACTGGATTGATGGACGTTATGAAAAAGATGGGCGCTGATATTGAGGTGCTGGCCCTGCGAGAAGAGGCAGGTGAGCCCGTCGGAGATCTTCGTATAAAATCTGCTCCGCTGAAGGGGGTGGTCATCGGGTCCGAACTGATTCCAAAAGCGATCGATGAATTTCCCGTGCTATGTGTGGCGGCAGCGGTGGCGGATGGAGAGACGGTGATTTCCGGAGCCGAAGAACTACGGGTGAAAGAGAGTGATCGGATCGCAACGATGAGCAGCGAACTGCGAGCCATGGGGGCTCAGATAGAAGAGCGTCCGGATGGCATGTTCATCCGAGGGGTGGGGCAAGGTGGAGAAAATGGCTGCCTCATGGCTACGAGCTCAGCGCAGAGCCATGGAGACCATCGAGTGGCCATGTCTCTTGCGATCGGCGGTCTTACAGCGGAGCGAAGCATGATGATTGACGACGCGGGTTGTGTGAACACGTCGTTTCCCAACTTTGAAGAGACTCTTGCTCAACTCGTGAGTGTGCGGTGA
- a CDS encoding prephenate dehydrogenase/arogenate dehydrogenase family protein yields MAVHFRQVVIIGVGLIGGSLGMIIRRQGLADQVVGVGRRVENLKTAVGLGAIDRYTADPQEAVRGADLVVLATPVDTYERHLQQWAHCLSAGAIVSDVGSVKGTLVERSESVMPSGVHFVGAHPIAGKEKTGVAAGSDQLFRGARCILTPTKRTDQNALSCVRQLWEEAGSIVLTMDPYVHDQILGAVSHLPHVAAFALINTLSTLRDQQVPSLDLAGHSGGGLRDTTRIAASSPEMWRDIFLWNRDNVVSYIDRYTRALEELKQLIKAGDAAGIEKLLERAKGEREKLNTASLSPS; encoded by the coding sequence ATGGCCGTTCATTTCAGACAGGTCGTGATCATCGGCGTGGGGTTGATCGGTGGATCGCTCGGCATGATCATCCGGCGACAAGGGCTGGCCGATCAGGTCGTCGGCGTCGGTCGGCGTGTTGAAAATTTGAAGACGGCCGTTGGGTTAGGTGCCATCGATCGATATACGGCCGATCCTCAAGAGGCGGTGCGCGGGGCGGATTTGGTCGTCTTAGCGACTCCGGTTGATACGTATGAGCGTCACCTCCAGCAGTGGGCACATTGTCTGAGCGCTGGCGCGATAGTCAGTGATGTTGGGAGCGTGAAGGGCACGCTGGTCGAACGGTCGGAGTCGGTGATGCCGTCGGGGGTGCACTTTGTCGGCGCCCATCCGATTGCTGGAAAAGAAAAGACCGGGGTTGCAGCTGGCTCAGATCAATTGTTCAGAGGCGCACGGTGCATCCTGACCCCCACGAAACGGACCGATCAGAACGCCTTAAGTTGCGTGAGGCAATTGTGGGAAGAGGCCGGCTCTATCGTCTTAACGATGGATCCCTATGTGCACGACCAAATTCTTGGAGCGGTCAGTCACTTGCCGCATGTGGCGGCATTTGCATTGATCAACACCTTGTCTACCCTACGTGATCAGCAGGTTCCTTCTCTGGACCTTGCTGGGCATTCCGGTGGGGGATTACGGGACACCACCAGGATTGCTGCCAGTTCTCCGGAAATGTGGCGAGACATTTTTCTGTGGAATCGAGACAATGTGGTGTCCTATATCGACCGATACACCAGAGCCTTGGAAGAGTTGAAACAACTGATCAAGGCTGGAGATGCAGCCGGGATCGAGAAGCTGCTCGAACGGGCGAAAGGCGAGCGTGAGAAATTGAACACCGCTTCACTGAGTCCTTCATGA